The genome window AACATCGGGGTCAACATCGGGATCGCAGCGCCCATCGCGTTCTTCCCGTTTGGTGGGATGAAGGATTCCTTCTTCGGGACGCTTCACGGGCAGGGGCAGGACGCCATCCGTTTCTTCACGGACGAGAAAGTTGTCCTGAGCCGGTGGTTCTAGGCGCAGGGTCAACAGCGCAGGAGGGCGCATGGAACTGGAGATCAACAACTTCGGGGCGGTGCTGCAATACGGGATGTATCTGGAGCAGGAGTCTGCGCGCTTCTACGCCGAGACGGCGCAGAAAGCCCAGGACGGACGACTTCGCGGGATGCTGACCGACCTGGCCGACGAGGCGCAGCGGCGGCAGAAGACGCTGGAGCGTATCCGACGCGAGAACGTAACCGAGATGATTTTGACGCCGATTTACGACTTTCACAGCCGCGACTACCGGCCGGACTTTGAGGTTTGGAGCGGCGACGGGGCGCTGCGCGACGCGGCGGTGCAAGTGGAGAGGGTAAAAGAACGCTACTACTCCGATGCCCGGCGGCGAATAGAACTGGCTGAGGCGGGGCGGGCACTCGGTCGTCTGGCGCGGGGCAGCCAGGAAGCCGCGGAATCGCTCGCGGCGCTGGGCCTGGGGTAAGGTTCCCCCAAGGCGCTCCGCAAGCAGGGTAAGCATAGCAACCGGGCAGGGCAACCCCTGCCCGGTCTTTGCATCTGCCACTCATCGGGCACGAGCAGTCGCGCCGAAGGTTACTTGATGAGGTGATCCTTGCGGTATTTTTCCGGAATGAACGGCGGCGATACGGCGGACAGCACCTTCAGAACCTCGGTGCCCTCGGTGTTGATGAGTTGATGCACGGTGCCTTCTGGCACGTAGACGACCATGCCCGGCTCCAGTGCCATCTCCTCATCGCCCACCCGGATGCGGCCCCGACCGGAGACGCAGTAGAAGATCTCTTCCTGGTCCTCGTGGGAGTGGGGGTTGCTGGTGAATCCAGGGTCCACGGAACTGGTCCCCATCCACAGGTGCTTGGTGCCCATGTTCCAGGGGGCGGCGAGGTGGCGGATGACACGCTGGTGCGGTGGGCCGATGTAGTCGGCTTCGGCGTCCTTCTCGTGGATGAACTTCATGGCGATTCCCTCCCCTTTTGTCCCAAAGTTATCCTCGCGGCCGGATGCTGCGGATCCCGGCGTCGCGGCGTGGCTGTAGCCGAATGCACGCTCATCATAACACCAGGACGGTCCGTTGTCAATGCTTTGTGCGCTCGGTAATCAGTCTGTGAGTTCGGTCTGCTCCCGTGCAATGTCCGTTCGCGTCCTTCGTGCTCCAATTACCCCGCACATTGACACCCGCCGCAACCTCTGCTACTATCCCGTCAACCCAATCGTGCACGGCACCCGCGAGGGCGGCGCGGTTCGCGGGTGGCGTGCCGCCAACAGGAGAATGTCCATGCGCGTTCGCAAGATTGACACCAACAACCGCCGCGATGTACGCGATTTCATCCAACTCCCGTTTAACATCTACAAGGGCAACGCCCAGTGGGTTCCGCCCATCCTGCCGGAGATTCAACTGGTGTTCAATCGCAAGAAGCACCCCTTCTACCGGCATTCCGACGCCGATTTCTTCGTGGTGGAGGATGGAAAGCGGATGTTGGCGCGCGTGGCCGTGATGGAAAACCGCAACTACAACCGCCACCACGGCGTGAAGGATTCGTTTTTCTACTATTTTGACGCCTACGACGACCCCGAAGCGGTGCGCCTACTGTTTGACGCGGCCTTTGACTGGGCGCGGGCGCGGGGGCTGACGCGCATGATCGGCCCCAAGGGGTTCCTCCAGGGCGACGGCATGGGCGTGCTGGTGGAGGGTTTTGAGCACCGCCCTGCCGTCGGCATCCCCTACAATCACCCGTACTACGACGCCCTGCTCACCGCCTGCGGGTTTGAAAAGGAGACGGATTTCTCGTCGGGCTACCTGCCCGGCGACCACGAACTGGATGCCCGCTTCTACGAGGTGGCCGAGAAGGTGAAGGCGCGCCGCGGATTCCACATCAAGTCCTTCGCCAGCGAGAAGGAACTGCGCGAGTGGATTCCGCGCATCGGCAAGGTGTACAACGACTCGTTCGTGAACAACTGGGAGTACTGCCCCATCACGCCCGAGGAGATGAAGGTCATCGGCGACCGGCTTCTCGCCATCGCCCACCCGCGCCTCATCAAACTCGTGATGAAGGGCGATCAGCCCATCGGCTTCGTGTTCGGGTTCATGGATATCTCGGCGGCCATCCAGAAGACCAAAGGGCGGGTCTGGCCC of Chloroflexota bacterium contains these proteins:
- a CDS encoding cupin domain-containing protein — encoded protein: MKFIHEKDAEADYIGPPHQRVIRHLAAPWNMGTKHLWMGTSSVDPGFTSNPHSHEDQEEIFYCVSGRGRIRVGDEEMALEPGMVVYVPEGTVHQLINTEGTEVLKVLSAVSPPFIPEKYRKDHLIK